The sequence GGGCGAGATCGGTCCCGTACGCGACACCGGTCGCGAACGTGCTGCGAACGGCGTCGGCGTCGGTCTGGATCTCGATCGCGCTGGTGTAGACGTCGGCGTTGGGAACGACGACCAACCGCCCGTCGAACGTGCGGATGCGGGTCTCGCGGATGGTGATGCCTTCCACGGTGCCGCGGATGTCGCCCACCTCGATCTGGTCTCCGCTGACGAACGGCTGACGGAAGATCAGCAGGATCCCGGCCAGCAGGTTGCTCAAGATGTCCTGGAACGCGAACCCGGCTGCGACGCCGAGGAGACCCAGACCCCCCAGGACCGATGCGACGCTGAGCGACGGGAACGCGATCGGGAGCGCAACGGCCAGCCCGAGCAGCACGATCCCGACGTACGCCAGCGTCGAGAACACCCGCCCGAAGCTGGGGGTGCGTGCACCGGCCAGCCGCGGCCGCATCCGCGAGCGCACCAGCCGACCGACGAGGACGAAGATCGCGAGGACGACGACGGCGAGCACGAACTTCGGCAGCAGTGCGAAGAAGGTCTGCGTCGCGTCGGTGATCGTCTGCAGGATCTGTCGGCTGGGCGACACCGAACCCGGATCGGCGGGCGGTGTCTGGGCCAGGACCATCGGGTCTCCGTCGACGTGGTCAGGGACGTTCACGTTCGGCGGCACGACCCAGCTGTGGCCGTGCACGCCCCACGTTCACGAGTGTCGCGGCCTGGGACCCTCCGGGGCGTGCAGCGCCCGTCCGTTCGGGTGTCGCGGCGCACCGCGGCGTCACGGTGACCCGCGCGCGAGCGACTGTCCTAGCCTGGCCGGCCCAACACCGCTGCGGGAGGTGGTGTGTTCCGGAGGGTGCTGCTCGCCAACCGCGGCGAGATCGCCCGACGTGACATGGAGGGCGACGGGGGATGAGGCTGCCGGACCGCGTCACGATCGTGGAGGTGGGGCCGCGCGACGGTCTGCAGAACGAGCCCGCGACGGTCCCCACCGCCGTGAAGGTCGAGTTCATCGAGCGGCTCGCCCGGTGCGGGCTCGAGGTCATCGAGGCGACCTCGTTCGTGCAGTCCGAGCGGGTGCCGCAGCTGGCGGACGCAGCGGAGGTCATGGCCGCGATCCGGCGCCTGCCCGACGTCCGTTACCCGGCGGTCGTCCCCAACGAGCGGGGGTTCGATGACGCGCTGGCCGGCGGGGCGGACGAGATCGTGGTGCTCACGGCCGCCAGCGACGCGTTCTGCAAGGCGAACCTCGACCGGACGGTCGACGAGAGCCTGGAGATGATCGCCCCCGTGCTCCAGCGGGCATCGCAGGCGGGACTGCGCGCACGCGGCTCCGTGTCCACCGT is a genomic window of Actinomycetota bacterium containing:
- a CDS encoding mechanosensitive ion channel family protein; translated protein: MNVPDHVDGDPMVLAQTPPADPGSVSPSRQILQTITDATQTFFALLPKFVLAVVVLAIFVLVGRLVRSRMRPRLAGARTPSFGRVFSTLAYVGIVLLGLAVALPIAFPSLSVASVLGGLGLLGVAAGFAFQDILSNLLAGILLIFRQPFVSGDQIEVGDIRGTVEGITIRETRIRTFDGRLVVVPNADVYTSAIEIQTDADAVRSTFATGVAYGTDLAHARQVALDTLRGVDGVLDDPAPHGYYVEHGASSIGLELRYWTGSHQGEVRRVQDQVAEAIHDAFEDADIDIPFDIVTLDAGESFAEVMRSREQE